A single region of the Cereibacter sphaeroides 2.4.1 genome encodes:
- the gph gene encoding phosphoglycolate phosphatase (PGP is an essential enzyme in the glycolate salvage pathway in higher organisms (photorespiration in plants). Phosphoglycolate results from the oxidase activity of RubisCO in the Calvin cycle when concentrations of carbon dioxide are low relative to oxygen. This enzyme is a member of the Haloacid Dehalogenase (HAD) superfamily of aspartate-nucleophile hydrolase enzymes (PF00702).) produces the protein MPGVVFDLDGTLVHSAPDIHAAVNKALAEEGGAPFTLAEITGFIGNGVPVLIQRVLAARGEAPDAHRQAELQGRFMAHYEADPATLTSVYPGAEAAIRHLRAEGWRIGLCTNKPVGASRQILSLFGLLELFDAIIGGDSLPQRKPDPAPLRATAAALNEEVVLYVGDSEVDAATAEAAGLRFALFTEGYRHAPVHELPHHGLFSHHDELQDLLRRLLA, from the coding sequence ATGCCGGGAGTCGTCTTCGATCTGGACGGGACCCTCGTCCATTCCGCACCCGACATCCATGCCGCCGTCAACAAGGCGCTGGCCGAGGAGGGAGGCGCCCCCTTCACGCTTGCCGAGATCACCGGCTTCATCGGCAACGGCGTGCCGGTGCTGATCCAGCGCGTGCTCGCCGCCCGGGGCGAGGCGCCGGATGCGCACCGCCAGGCTGAGCTTCAGGGCCGGTTCATGGCGCATTACGAGGCGGATCCGGCGACGCTCACCAGCGTCTATCCCGGTGCCGAGGCGGCGATCCGGCACCTGCGTGCGGAGGGGTGGCGCATCGGGCTCTGCACCAACAAGCCGGTGGGCGCCTCTCGGCAGATCCTGTCGCTCTTCGGCCTGCTCGAGCTGTTCGATGCCATCATCGGCGGCGACAGCCTGCCCCAGCGCAAGCCAGACCCCGCGCCGCTCCGCGCGACGGCGGCCGCGCTGAACGAGGAGGTCGTGCTCTATGTGGGCGACAGCGAGGTGGATGCCGCCACCGCCGAGGCCGCGGGGCTGCGCTTTGCGCTCTTCACCGAGGGCTATCGCCATGCGCCGGTGCATGAGTTGCCGCACCACGGGCTCTTCAGCCATCACGACGAGCTGCAGGATCTTCTGAGGCGCCTCTTGGCGTGA
- a CDS encoding sensor histidine kinase, protein MADEDLRPEPEALLAEAAREGRGRLKIFLGAAPGVGKTFAMLEAARQRLREGTDVVAGVIETHGRAETEALVHDLPVVPRRPGYYRGRILSEMDLDALLARRPRLALIDELAHTNLEGSRHEKRWQDVEEVLAAGIDVWTTLNVQHVETLNDAVARITGIRVRETVPDRILDTADEIELIDLSPEDLIARLRAGKVYVPEQAARAVQNFFAKGNLTALRELAMRAAADRVDAQLREHMAANAIPGPWPAQERLLVCVSDSPAARNAIRAAKRSADRARVEWIALSVTSPRIETLPEGARDDLALALRLAERLGATVASLQAGGDVAREILDFARRNNVRRIIVGRPRPRSTLHALAHPFRERVAERLLRLGTEFEVTLVSAEPGRARPQARRLPALSFPATGWALLATALASGAAWVVDRMLPVASLALLFMTAVIVVATRFGRWASALTAVSGFFAYNFFFTEPRLTFTVHYRDQILTLGLFLAASLLTGGLAAELRARVDAQRAAADRMGKLYDFSRRVAAAAAFDDVVWAAVSHVSMTLACRTVLLVPEGERLAVAGGFPPEDRLELRDMSAARYAWQRGEEAGRGSATLPAADWLFLPIRAGERRLGVVGVAYEGGRSFSPVDRRLLDALIDQVALAMERVRLAEDLEGARLAAETDRLRTALLSSVSHDLRTPLVTIIGAAGSLAEPGALPPEAQQALAETIREEGERLDRYVQNLLDMTRLGHGALKPAVQPSDLAELVGAARTRLAAVLRGHRLGTDLPPDLPAVLVDPVLTEQVLVNILDNAAKYAPPGSPITLAARLDAGRVVLSVADEGPGIPPADREKVFDMFYRVAGTDRRRAGTGLGLAICRGLLEAQGGTIRAEAARPDGQGTRILLTLPVAP, encoded by the coding sequence ATGGCGGACGAGGATCTCCGTCCCGAACCCGAGGCGCTTCTGGCGGAAGCCGCGCGCGAGGGCCGGGGGCGGCTCAAGATCTTCCTCGGGGCGGCGCCGGGCGTGGGCAAGACCTTCGCCATGCTCGAGGCCGCCCGCCAGCGGCTGCGCGAGGGTACCGACGTGGTGGCGGGCGTGATCGAGACCCACGGCCGCGCCGAGACCGAGGCGCTGGTCCATGACCTTCCCGTGGTGCCGCGCCGCCCCGGCTACTACCGCGGCCGCATCCTCTCCGAGATGGATCTCGACGCGCTGCTGGCCCGGCGGCCCCGGCTGGCGCTGATCGACGAGCTGGCCCACACGAACCTCGAGGGCAGCCGGCACGAGAAGCGCTGGCAGGATGTCGAGGAGGTGCTGGCCGCGGGCATCGATGTGTGGACCACGCTCAACGTCCAGCATGTCGAGACGCTGAACGATGCCGTGGCGCGGATCACCGGCATCCGCGTGCGCGAGACGGTGCCGGACCGGATCCTCGACACCGCCGACGAGATCGAGCTGATCGATCTCTCGCCCGAGGATCTGATCGCGCGGCTGCGCGCGGGCAAGGTCTATGTGCCCGAGCAGGCGGCGCGGGCGGTGCAGAACTTCTTCGCCAAGGGCAACCTGACGGCGCTGCGCGAGCTGGCGATGCGGGCCGCGGCCGACCGGGTGGATGCGCAGCTGCGCGAGCACATGGCCGCCAATGCGATCCCCGGCCCCTGGCCCGCGCAGGAGCGCCTCCTTGTCTGCGTCTCGGACAGTCCCGCGGCGCGGAATGCGATCCGGGCGGCCAAGCGGTCGGCGGATCGGGCGCGGGTCGAGTGGATCGCGCTGTCGGTGACCTCGCCCCGGATCGAGACCCTGCCCGAGGGCGCGCGCGACGATCTGGCGCTGGCCCTCCGGCTGGCCGAGCGGCTGGGCGCCACGGTGGCGAGCCTGCAGGCCGGCGGCGACGTGGCGCGCGAGATCCTCGATTTTGCGCGCCGGAACAATGTCCGCCGCATCATCGTGGGGCGGCCCCGCCCCCGGTCCACGCTCCACGCTCTGGCTCACCCCTTTCGCGAGCGGGTGGCCGAGCGCCTGTTGCGGCTCGGGACCGAGTTCGAGGTGACGCTGGTCTCGGCGGAGCCCGGGCGCGCGCGGCCGCAGGCCCGGCGCCTGCCCGCCCTGTCCTTCCCCGCGACGGGCTGGGCGCTGCTCGCCACCGCGCTCGCCTCGGGCGCCGCCTGGGTCGTGGACCGGATGCTGCCGGTGGCGAGCCTCGCGCTTCTCTTCATGACGGCCGTCATCGTGGTGGCCACGCGCTTCGGCCGCTGGGCCTCGGCCCTGACCGCCGTCTCGGGCTTCTTTGCCTACAATTTCTTCTTCACCGAGCCGCGGCTGACCTTCACCGTTCACTATCGCGACCAGATCCTGACGCTGGGCCTGTTCCTCGCGGCCTCGCTGCTGACGGGGGGCCTTGCGGCCGAACTGCGGGCGCGGGTCGATGCGCAGCGCGCGGCCGCCGACCGGATGGGGAAGCTCTACGATTTCAGCCGGCGCGTCGCGGCCGCGGCGGCCTTCGACGATGTGGTCTGGGCCGCCGTCAGCCATGTGAGCATGACGCTGGCCTGCCGGACGGTGCTTCTCGTGCCCGAGGGCGAGCGGCTTGCGGTGGCCGGGGGCTTCCCGCCCGAGGATCGGCTGGAGCTGCGCGACATGTCGGCTGCGCGCTACGCCTGGCAGCGGGGCGAGGAGGCGGGGCGCGGCTCGGCCACGCTGCCCGCGGCCGACTGGCTCTTCCTGCCGATCCGGGCGGGCGAGCGGCGGCTGGGCGTGGTGGGGGTGGCCTACGAGGGCGGGCGCAGCTTCTCGCCGGTGGACCGCCGCCTGCTCGATGCGCTGATCGATCAGGTGGCGCTGGCGATGGAGCGGGTGCGTCTGGCCGAGGATCTGGAGGGCGCGCGGCTGGCGGCCGAGACCGACCGGCTCCGGACGGCGCTTCTGTCCTCGGTGAGCCACGATCTGCGCACGCCGCTCGTGACCATCATCGGCGCCGCTGGCAGCCTCGCCGAGCCGGGGGCGCTTCCGCCCGAGGCGCAGCAGGCCTTGGCGGAAACGATCCGCGAGGAGGGCGAGCGGCTCGACCGCTACGTCCAGAACCTGCTCGACATGACCCGGCTCGGCCACGGGGCGCTGAAGCCGGCGGTCCAGCCCTCGGATCTGGCCGAGCTGGTGGGTGCGGCGCGCACGCGCCTGGCCGCCGTGCTGCGCGGCCACCGGCTCGGGACCGATCTGCCGCCCGATCTGCCCGCCGTGCTGGTCGATCCGGTGCTGACCGAGCAGGTTCTGGTCAATATCCTCGACAATGCCGCGAAATATGCGCCTCCGGGCAGCCCGATCACTCTGGCGGCGCGGCTTGACGCGGGGCGGGTGGTGCTGTCGGTTGCCGACGAGGGGCCGGGCATCCCGCCGGCCGACCGCGAGAAGGTCTTCGACATGTTCTACCGCGTCGCGGGCACGGACCGGCGGCGGGCGGGCACCGGGCTGGGCCTCGCCATCTGCCGCGGCCTTCTCGAGGCGCAGGGCGGCACGATCCGGGCCGAGGCCGCACGGCCGGACGGGCAGGGGACGCGCATCCTGCTGACCCTGCCGGTGGCGCCGTGA
- a CDS encoding NepR family anti-sigma factor produces the protein MAQSTEPKASPQEATAKGGDNTKGKSRKELQQQIDENLRRVYEEALVQEVPDRFAMLLDQLRQKGTGK, from the coding sequence ATGGCGCAATCGACAGAACCCAAGGCATCGCCGCAAGAGGCGACGGCCAAGGGAGGAGACAACACCAAGGGCAAGAGCCGGAAGGAGCTGCAGCAGCAGATCGACGAGAACCTGAGACGCGTCTACGAGGAGGCCCTTGTGCAGGAAGTCCCCGATCGCTTCGCCATGTTGCTCGATCAGCTGCGGCAGAAGGGAACCGGAAAATGA
- a CDS encoding sensor histidine kinase translates to MTFFPGLRRRYGDRIGSRMAFLLAVALLPLGAISVLQSHAVLREAEARSEAALTGETMRAAEHEVRLIQKAQGAAAALAEVVRPLLATGDACETALRDVKNASQGYAAIGFIDNDGQMTCSSIGRVIDFSGSDLTAAALKAGEPLLQINPKGQLSGKSVVVATNPVTDSSGRQLGVLAISLAHSALLGRDSAASQGQVPPVLMTFNGAGEILTSSVGFETGARLLPRDRALAALTGEARTLAFTAATESGAERVFSVVPIIAGRLYALGSWPAGGEAGLWVRALPSFALPSLMWLACLLVTWLAAERMMTQPIRRLRKAILEFAKGSRVVDPLDFADAPQEIRELAEAFARMTDTILHDEAELEDMVHQKEVLLREVHHRVKNNLQLIASIMNMQMRQARTPEAKGLMKGLQDRVMSLATIHRGLYQTTGLTDIRADELLSDIVRQVVNLATGPGRRIAVHTSFGDVRLTPDQAVPLALLLTEALTNVMKYAGAPAGETPRLDVSLRREESSMAVLDVTNSLGTEPPSAETTAMGTGLGAQLLAGFAQQIGGEVRIDKTETSHSLSVRFEIRPLADAEARNESAAEAAPAEAP, encoded by the coding sequence ATGACCTTTTTCCCCGGGCTGCGGCGGCGCTACGGGGACAGGATCGGGTCGCGGATGGCCTTCCTGCTCGCCGTCGCCCTGCTGCCTCTGGGCGCGATCTCGGTGCTGCAGTCTCATGCGGTGCTGAGAGAGGCCGAGGCGCGGTCGGAGGCGGCCCTCACCGGCGAGACCATGCGGGCAGCCGAACACGAGGTTCGGCTGATCCAGAAAGCCCAGGGCGCAGCCGCGGCTCTGGCCGAAGTCGTGCGTCCGCTGCTCGCGACGGGGGATGCCTGCGAAACCGCGCTTCGTGACGTGAAGAACGCATCGCAGGGCTACGCCGCCATCGGTTTCATCGACAACGACGGGCAGATGACCTGCTCTTCCATCGGGCGTGTGATCGATTTTTCCGGGTCCGACCTGACCGCGGCGGCCCTGAAGGCGGGCGAGCCGCTGCTCCAGATCAACCCGAAAGGGCAGCTATCGGGAAAGTCGGTCGTCGTCGCCACGAACCCGGTCACCGACTCGAGCGGGCGTCAGCTCGGCGTGCTGGCGATCTCGCTTGCGCACAGTGCGCTTCTGGGCCGCGACAGTGCCGCATCCCAGGGGCAGGTGCCGCCGGTTCTCATGACCTTCAACGGCGCCGGCGAGATCCTGACCTCCTCGGTCGGCTTCGAGACGGGCGCGCGCCTACTGCCGCGCGACCGCGCCCTCGCCGCCCTCACCGGCGAGGCGCGAACCCTCGCCTTCACCGCGGCCACCGAGTCGGGCGCCGAGCGGGTCTTCTCGGTCGTGCCGATCATCGCCGGCCGCCTCTATGCCCTTGGCTCCTGGCCTGCGGGCGGCGAAGCCGGGCTCTGGGTTCGGGCGCTGCCGTCGTTCGCGCTGCCCTCGCTCATGTGGCTCGCCTGCCTCCTCGTCACATGGCTCGCGGCCGAGCGGATGATGACCCAGCCGATCCGACGCCTCCGCAAGGCGATCCTCGAATTCGCGAAGGGCAGCCGGGTCGTCGATCCGCTGGACTTCGCCGATGCGCCGCAGGAGATCCGGGAACTGGCCGAGGCCTTCGCCCGGATGACCGACACGATCCTGCATGACGAGGCCGAACTCGAGGACATGGTGCACCAGAAGGAGGTTCTGCTGCGCGAGGTCCATCACCGCGTGAAGAACAACCTCCAGCTCATCGCCTCGATCATGAACATGCAGATGCGTCAGGCCCGCACGCCCGAGGCCAAGGGGCTGATGAAGGGGCTGCAGGACCGGGTGATGAGCCTCGCCACGATCCACCGCGGGCTCTACCAGACGACCGGCCTCACCGACATCCGCGCCGACGAGCTCCTGTCCGACATCGTGCGGCAGGTGGTCAATCTGGCGACGGGTCCCGGTCGCCGGATCGCCGTCCATACCTCCTTCGGCGACGTGCGCCTCACCCCCGATCAGGCGGTGCCGCTGGCGCTGCTGCTGACCGAAGCCCTGACCAACGTGATGAAATATGCCGGCGCGCCCGCGGGCGAGACGCCGCGGCTCGACGTGTCGCTCCGGCGCGAGGAGTCGTCGATGGCGGTGCTCGACGTCACCAACAGCCTCGGCACCGAGCCGCCCTCGGCCGAGACGACGGCGATGGGCACCGGGCTCGGCGCGCAGCTTCTGGCGGGCTTCGCGCAGCAGATCGGCGGCGAGGTCAGGATCGACAAGACCGAGACGAGCCACAGCCTCAGCGTCCGGTTCGAGATCCGCCCCCTTGCCGATGCCGAGGCGCGCAACGAGAGCGCTGCCGAGGCGGCCCCCGCCGAGGCCCCGTGA
- a CDS encoding RNA polymerase sigma factor: MTQTPKAPAKHRDPRDELPEHLPALRAFAISLTRNVAVADDLVQDTIVKAWTNFDKFTEGTNLRAWLFTILRNTFYSDKRKHRREVPDPEGVHAASLFVKPAHDGHLAFSDFSAAFDQLSPEHREVLILVGASGFAYEDAAQMMGVAVGTVKSRANRARARLAELLGLEKGEEIFSGVDGQTLAVMSRSGMTAA, from the coding sequence ATGACGCAGACCCCGAAAGCTCCGGCGAAGCATCGCGATCCCCGCGACGAGCTTCCCGAGCACCTCCCGGCGCTGCGCGCCTTCGCCATCAGCCTCACCCGCAACGTGGCCGTCGCCGACGACCTCGTGCAGGACACGATCGTGAAGGCCTGGACGAACTTCGACAAGTTCACCGAAGGCACCAACCTGCGGGCCTGGCTCTTCACCATCCTGCGGAACACCTTCTACTCGGACAAGCGCAAGCACCGGCGCGAAGTGCCCGATCCCGAGGGGGTCCATGCGGCCTCGCTCTTCGTCAAGCCGGCCCATGACGGGCATCTGGCCTTTTCGGACTTCAGCGCGGCCTTCGACCAGCTTTCGCCGGAGCATCGCGAGGTGCTGATCCTCGTCGGCGCATCGGGCTTCGCCTATGAGGATGCGGCGCAGATGATGGGCGTCGCCGTCGGCACGGTGAAGAGCCGCGCCAACCGCGCCCGCGCACGGCTCGCCGAGCTGCTCGGCCTCGAAAAGGGCGAGGAGATCTTCTCGGGTGTGGACGGACAGACGCTCGCGGTCATGTCCCGGTCGGGGATGACGGCTGCATGA
- the phyR gene encoding response regulator PhyR, producing MTSDTTPDLASVIGTNLPYLRRYARALTGSQETGDRYAAATLEAILEDTHIFEATESPKVARFHAFHLVWASAGAPLGEPDSRLSQRAQDHMSRLTPNTREALLLHAIEGFHHEEIGAIMQIDAAEAAELIEIAQREMANSVAGRIMVIEDEAIIAMDIVAIVREMGHGVTGIARTRTEAVALAAKERPDLILADIQLADNSSGIDAVNDIRKQFEDIPVIFVTAFPERLLTGKRPEPAFLITKPYSEDQVRSAVSQAMFFSSTETLSA from the coding sequence ATGACCTCCGACACGACGCCCGACCTCGCCAGTGTGATCGGGACCAACCTGCCGTATCTGCGCCGCTATGCGCGTGCGCTGACCGGCAGTCAGGAGACGGGCGATCGATACGCCGCCGCGACCCTCGAGGCCATTCTGGAGGATACGCACATCTTCGAGGCGACCGAAAGCCCGAAGGTCGCGCGGTTTCATGCGTTCCATCTCGTCTGGGCCAGTGCCGGGGCGCCGCTGGGCGAGCCTGACAGCCGGCTCTCGCAGCGGGCGCAGGACCACATGTCGCGCCTGACGCCGAACACCCGCGAGGCGCTGCTGCTTCATGCGATCGAGGGGTTCCACCACGAGGAGATCGGCGCGATCATGCAGATCGACGCGGCCGAGGCCGCCGAGCTGATCGAGATCGCGCAGCGCGAGATGGCGAACTCCGTCGCGGGCCGCATCATGGTCATCGAGGACGAGGCGATCATCGCGATGGATATCGTGGCGATCGTGCGGGAGATGGGTCACGGCGTCACCGGCATCGCCCGCACCCGGACGGAAGCCGTGGCGCTGGCCGCCAAGGAGCGCCCGGACCTGATCCTGGCCGACATCCAGCTTGCGGACAATTCCTCGGGCATCGACGCGGTGAACGACATCCGCAAGCAGTTCGAGGATATTCCGGTCATCTTCGTCACCGCCTTCCCCGAGCGACTGCTGACGGGCAAGCGCCCGGAGCCGGCCTTCCTCATCACCAAGCCCTACTCCGAGGATCAGGTCCGCTCGGCCGTCAGCCAGGCCATGTTCTTCTCCTCGACCGAAACGCTCAGCGCCTGA
- a CDS encoding HAD family hydrolase: protein MIEAILFDVDGTLAETEELHRRAFNETFAALGVDWFWDREEYRELLTTTGGKERIARFLRHQKGDPAPLPIADIHRAKTERFVALMAEGEIALRPGIADLIAEAKRAGIRLAVATTTSLPNVEALCRACFGHPAREIFDVIAAGDMVAEKKPSPDIYRLALRELDVPPERAVALEDSLNGLRAAKGAGLRCIVSPGFYTRHEEFAGADRLLDSFAELGGLAGLDLTAPVA from the coding sequence ATGATCGAGGCGATCCTTTTCGACGTGGACGGGACGCTCGCCGAGACCGAGGAGCTGCACCGGCGCGCCTTTAACGAGACCTTCGCCGCGCTGGGGGTGGACTGGTTCTGGGACCGCGAGGAATACCGCGAGCTTCTGACCACCACGGGCGGCAAGGAGCGCATCGCGCGGTTCCTGCGCCATCAGAAGGGCGATCCGGCGCCGCTGCCCATCGCCGATATCCACCGCGCCAAGACCGAGCGGTTCGTGGCGCTGATGGCCGAGGGCGAGATCGCGCTGCGCCCGGGCATCGCCGACCTGATCGCCGAGGCGAAGCGCGCCGGGATCCGGCTCGCCGTGGCCACCACCACCAGCCTGCCCAATGTCGAAGCCCTGTGCCGGGCCTGTTTCGGCCATCCCGCGCGCGAGATCTTCGACGTGATCGCGGCGGGAGACATGGTGGCCGAGAAGAAGCCCTCGCCGGACATCTACCGGCTTGCGCTGCGCGAGCTCGACGTGCCGCCGGAGCGGGCCGTCGCGCTGGAGGATTCGCTCAACGGTCTTCGGGCCGCCAAGGGGGCGGGGCTGCGCTGCATCGTCTCGCCCGGCTTCTACACCCGGCACGAGGAGTTCGCGGGGGCCGACCGGCTCCTCGACAGTTTCGCCGAGCTCGGCGGGCTGGCCGGCCTCGACCTGACGGCGCCGGTGGCCTGA
- a CDS encoding CsbD family protein, with product MNWDQIAGRWKQIKGEARAKWGELTDDELEQVDGDRERMVGLLQTKYGDNKADAERKVDDWMRGL from the coding sequence ATGAATTGGGATCAGATTGCCGGCCGCTGGAAGCAGATCAAGGGCGAGGCCCGCGCCAAGTGGGGCGAGCTCACCGACGACGAGCTGGAGCAGGTGGACGGCGACCGTGAGCGCATGGTGGGCCTCCTCCAGACGAAATACGGCGACAACAAGGCCGACGCCGAGCGCAAGGTCGACGACTGGATGCGCGGCCTCTGA
- a CDS encoding Crp/Fnr family transcriptional regulator: protein MFVPAPDATITNCRNCPLRRKPLFLPFSDSELSFMEQFKVGELVVAPGVTLLEEGQGSAHLFTVLSGLGIRSTMLENGRRQVINFLFPGDFIGLQAGLAGEMRHSVESTTTMVLCVFNRADLWDLFREEPERAYDLTWIAAVEEHFLGETIASLGQRDATERLAWALLRIHERLSAIGLAERGRVPMPWRQQDLADALGLSLVHTNKTIRRLRETGHALWEGGTLFVDRERLATLALADPDRPRRRPLI from the coding sequence ATGTTCGTGCCCGCTCCTGATGCCACAATCACCAATTGCAGGAACTGTCCGCTCCGGCGGAAACCGCTGTTCCTTCCCTTCTCCGACAGCGAGCTCTCCTTCATGGAGCAGTTCAAGGTGGGCGAGCTGGTCGTCGCGCCCGGCGTGACCCTCCTTGAGGAGGGACAGGGCAGCGCGCATCTCTTCACCGTCCTGAGCGGGCTCGGCATCCGCTCGACCATGCTCGAGAACGGCCGGCGTCAGGTCATCAACTTCCTCTTCCCGGGCGATTTCATCGGGCTGCAGGCCGGTCTGGCGGGAGAGATGCGCCATTCGGTGGAAAGCACGACCACCATGGTGCTCTGTGTCTTCAATCGCGCGGATCTGTGGGATCTGTTCCGGGAAGAGCCGGAGCGTGCCTACGACCTCACCTGGATCGCAGCGGTCGAGGAGCATTTCCTGGGCGAGACCATCGCCTCGCTCGGCCAGCGGGACGCGACCGAGCGGCTGGCCTGGGCGCTGCTGCGCATCCATGAGCGGCTGTCGGCCATCGGCCTCGCCGAGCGGGGCCGGGTGCCGATGCCCTGGCGGCAGCAGGATCTGGCGGATGCGCTGGGACTGTCGCTCGTTCACACCAACAAGACGATCCGCCGCCTGCGCGAGACGGGCCACGCGCTGTGGGAGGGGGGCACCCTGTTCGTCGACCGGGAGCGGCTCGCCACGCTGGCACTGGCCGATCCCGACCGTCCGCGCCGCAGGCCCCTCATCTGA
- a CDS encoding AGE family epimerase/isomerase codes for MGWSGTEGPDWVERPAHRLWLLDQARGLFDLFRPALDPAGGFHPLDLRGQPLGGAAGRLRQIHDTTRMVHCYTLARELGLPGADRMIDHGMQTLWSRHRDPRHGGYVWSFDPDGPVNASKQAYGHAFVLLAAASARVAGHPDADRLLADVGEVIRHRFWDAAAGASREEFTEDWHPLGPYRGQNSNMHLTEALMAAFEATGDAEWLEMAERIARLLIDRHARAEHWRVPEHYDADWRVDRDYAGDPMFRPAGTTPGHALEWSRLLVQLWHLGGQRESWLREAAEALFLRTVEIGWDRRAGGFYYTLHWSDRPDREDRFWWPCAEGIGAAHVLRHSGGDARFEGWYRRIWDFVADHFLDRTHGGWFAELDGDLRPVERVFRGKPDLYHAVQACLIPLVPPTASVTRGLRAASRSLLVAH; via the coding sequence ATGGGCTGGAGCGGGACCGAGGGACCGGACTGGGTGGAGCGGCCGGCGCACCGGCTGTGGCTTCTGGATCAGGCGCGGGGGCTGTTCGACCTCTTTCGACCCGCCCTCGATCCGGCCGGCGGCTTTCATCCGCTCGACCTGCGCGGCCAGCCGCTGGGCGGCGCGGCGGGCAGGCTGCGTCAGATCCACGACACGACGCGCATGGTCCATTGCTACACGCTCGCGCGCGAGCTGGGGCTGCCCGGCGCGGACCGGATGATCGACCACGGGATGCAGACGCTCTGGTCCCGCCACCGCGATCCCCGGCATGGCGGCTATGTCTGGAGCTTCGATCCCGACGGGCCGGTGAACGCCTCGAAGCAGGCTTACGGCCATGCCTTCGTGCTCCTGGCGGCGGCTTCGGCCCGGGTCGCAGGGCATCCGGACGCCGACCGGCTTCTGGCCGATGTGGGCGAGGTGATCCGGCACCGGTTCTGGGATGCGGCGGCCGGCGCCTCGCGCGAGGAGTTCACCGAGGACTGGCATCCGCTGGGCCCCTACCGGGGCCAGAATTCCAACATGCACCTGACCGAGGCGCTGATGGCGGCCTTCGAGGCCACGGGCGATGCGGAGTGGCTGGAGATGGCCGAACGGATCGCGCGGCTACTGATCGACCGGCACGCCCGCGCCGAGCACTGGCGGGTGCCCGAACATTACGACGCAGACTGGCGGGTGGACCGCGACTATGCAGGCGATCCCATGTTTCGCCCGGCCGGAACGACGCCGGGCCATGCGCTGGAATGGAGCCGGCTTCTCGTGCAGCTGTGGCATCTGGGCGGGCAGCGCGAGAGCTGGCTGCGCGAAGCGGCGGAGGCGCTGTTCCTCCGCACCGTCGAGATCGGCTGGGATCGCCGCGCAGGCGGCTTCTATTACACACTGCACTGGAGCGACCGGCCCGACCGCGAGGATCGCTTCTGGTGGCCCTGCGCCGAAGGAATCGGCGCGGCACATGTCCTGCGACATTCCGGCGGAGATGCACGCTTCGAGGGCTGGTATCGCCGGATATGGGACTTCGTCGCCGATCATTTTCTCGATCGCACCCACGGCGGCTGGTTTGCCGAGCTCGACGGCGACCTGCGCCCGGTCGAGCGGGTGTTCCGCGGCAAGCCCGACCTCTATCACGCGGTGCAGGCCTGCCTCATTCCGCTCGTGCCGCCGACGGCCAGCGTCACGCGCGGCCTGCGCGCCGCGTCCCGCAGTCTCCTCGTCGCGCACTGA
- a CDS encoding response regulator has translation MTGPARILIVDDEPPIRRFLRVALEAEGHRVTEAASVREGIDRAALDAPTLVILDLGLPDGDGIEVLRTVRGWSQVPVIVLSVRSDEAGKVAALDAGAQDYVTKPFATSEFLARIRALLRDRSGPAAPSVISVAELEIDLAARRVSVSGTEVKLTRREFDLLRLLASQAGRLVTQAMILRTIWGPAHEEDSQYLRVYIRQLRAKLGDDAADPRWIFTEPGIGYRFRGR, from the coding sequence GTGACCGGGCCCGCACGCATCCTGATCGTCGATGACGAGCCGCCGATCCGGCGCTTCCTGCGCGTGGCGCTCGAGGCCGAGGGCCATCGCGTGACCGAGGCCGCCAGCGTGCGCGAGGGGATCGACCGCGCCGCCCTCGATGCGCCGACGCTGGTGATCCTCGATCTCGGCCTGCCCGACGGCGACGGGATCGAGGTGCTCCGTACCGTCCGGGGCTGGTCGCAGGTGCCGGTGATCGTGCTCTCGGTGCGCAGCGACGAGGCGGGAAAGGTGGCGGCGCTCGATGCGGGGGCGCAGGATTATGTGACGAAGCCCTTTGCCACGAGCGAGTTCCTGGCGCGGATCCGCGCCCTCCTGCGCGACCGGTCGGGGCCCGCCGCGCCCTCGGTGATCTCGGTGGCCGAGCTCGAGATCGACCTCGCGGCCCGCAGGGTCAGCGTCTCGGGCACCGAGGTGAAGCTCACGCGGCGCGAGTTCGATCTTCTGCGGCTGCTCGCCTCGCAGGCGGGGCGGCTCGTCACGCAGGCGATGATCCTGCGCACGATCTGGGGGCCGGCGCATGAGGAAGACAGCCAGTATCTGCGGGTCTATATCCGCCAGCTGCGCGCCAAGCTCGGCGACGATGCGGCCGATCCGCGCTGGATCTTCACCGAGCCCGGCATCGGCTACCGGTTCCGCGGCCGCTAG